From a region of the Cardiocondyla obscurior isolate alpha-2009 linkage group LG28, Cobs3.1, whole genome shotgun sequence genome:
- the LOC139112443 gene encoding glyoxylate/hydroxypyruvate reductase A, whose product MTQIVAVLSVIPRLSYHLRSRLPGLHISDVSPGQTDTLSKLNTAEILVADCDLLIPYVNKLTSVKWIQATWAGLDKFVPHVQNMQRSYILTRFSDESFGLAMSEYVIAQIVNYERDQRQQYENQKLTTWNQEGKLRNYRLIRDLTIGILGVGTIGKSVAEKLKQFGATIWGMTQSIPEKKLPYLDEHRTVNDLPDILKNCDYVVNILPSTQDTVGFLNGDVLEHCKAKNAIFINVGRGSVIKEADLINALEQKWISAAILDVFEKEPLPKESKLWHHPQVTISPHNSAVTMSEDVAKLFTANYARYVSGENMINVFNFNKGY is encoded by the exons TGCCAGGTCTGCACATTTCGGACGTGTCACCAG gaCAAACAGACACTTTATCCAAGCTTAACACGGCGGAAATATTAGTGGCCGACTGCGATTTATTGATACcttatgtaaataaattaacgtcgGTCAAGTGGATACAAGCGACATGGGCTGGTTTAGATAAATTCGTTCCACATGTACAAAATATGCAGAGAAGTTATATATTGACTCGTTTCTCCGACGAATCGTTCGGCTTGGCTATGTCCGAATATGTGATCGCACAGATTGTTAATTACGAGCGCGACCAGAGGCAACAATATGAAAATCAGAAACTTACTACGTGGAATCAGGAGGGTAAATTGAGAAATTATAGGCTTATACGTGATTTAACCATCGGTATTTTAGGAGTGGGAACAATAGGCAAATCAG ttGCGGAAAAGCTAAAGCAATTTGGCGCAACGATCTGGGGAATGACACAGTCTattccggaaaaaaaattaccgtatCTCGATGAACACAGAACGGTAAATGACCTACCAGATATTCTGAAAAATTGTGACTATGTCGTTAACATATTGCCCTCAACTCAAGATACAGTAGGATTTTTAAATGGCGACGTTTTGGAACATTGTAAAGCCAAaaacgcaatttttattaacgtaggACGTGGTTCTGTTATTAAAGAAGCAGATTTGATAAATGCTCTCGAACAGAAATGGATTTCAGCTGCTATTCTGGATGTGTTTGAAAAAGAGCCTTTGCCAAAAGAGAGCAAGCTATGGCATCATCCGCAA GTAACTATCTCACCACATAATTCAGCTGTGACAATGTCAGAAGATGTTGCAAAGTTGTTTACTGCAAATTATGCTAGGTACGTAAGTGGAGAGAACatgataaatgtatttaattttaataaaggcTATTAA